A window of Clostridium taeniosporum genomic DNA:
AGATAATCTTATAGATACAACACGATTAGAAAAGAAATATTATAAGATAGAAAGAAGAAATTTAGATATTGTTAAATTAATTGAAAATACTATTACTTCAATAGATAAATATGCAAAGCAAAAAAATATATCATTAATATTTGATACAAATGTTGAAAAATGTATTATGGCAATTGATCCAGAAGCAATAGATAGAATAATTATGAATCTTTTATCTAATGCTATAAAATTCTCTTATAATAATGGAAATATATATATTAATTTATGGAAGAAAAATAATGAATTAAATATATCAATAAAAGATGAAGGTATGGGGATTCCATTAAAAGAACAAAATAAAATTTTTAATAGATTTATGCAATCATCTAATCATAAAAAAATAGAGCAATCAGGAAGTGGTATAGGCTTAGCATTAGTGGAAAACTTGACTAAAGCTCACAATGGAAGAATATCATTAAAGAGTGAAGAAAATATGGGAAGTGAGTTTATAGTAAAATTACCAATAATAAAATTAAGTGAAAATAATGAAAAGAATCATGTAATTAATTCAAAAACTAATGTTGAAATGTTAGAAATAGAATTTTCGGATATTTATTTATAAACTTGCTAATTATTATTGCTTGTGATAATATATTTATTGGAAATAAAATTAATATGGAGCGTTAGTTAAACGGATATAACTTACCGCTACGGACGGTACATTAAGGGTTCGATTCCTTTACGCTCTGCCACAAAAAGACTTAGCTATATTTTAGTTAAGTCTTTTTTTATAAATAAAAATAAGAATAAACCTTACAGAAGACTTATAATAAATAAACATATTAATAAATGCTAATAATAAGAGAAATGATAGTTATAGATGTAAAGGTGGAACTTATTGATGAAAAAAGATATTTTAATTAACTTAATAGATGAGCATAATGAAGGAAATTTATTGGCTACTGATAAATTTAGACCTGATAGAGTAATTTATTTAGGAAATAGAGAAGATTTTCAGTTATATGAAAAGTTAAAGAAATATCATATAGAGATTTTTCCAAGTATTGAAATAGAAAATTATAATATAGGCGAAGGAAATATAAAAGAAATAGAAAATTTATTAAATAAATTAGATGTAGAAAAAACTATAATAAATGTGACTGGTGGAAAGAGAATAAATTCATTAATTTTAACAAATAAAGCATTACTCAAAGGATTTAAGTCTATATATATAGATATATTAAATAAAAGAATATATGAATTTGGAAATGAAACTAAAAGCAACTTAGTAGAGTTTAAAGACATATATTTAGAGGATATATTGAAAATAACTGGTGTAAATATTTTATTAGATTCCAGTAAAATAAGTAGATATTCTGATGTAATTAATATAACAAAGAAGATATATTATAATTTAGGAATATGGTATAAATATAAGAAACTTTTATATGATAATAATTTATTTATTCATGATTATTCCCAAGGAAATAAAGTAACTATAAATATACTTAATTTACATGAGAATGATGAAAAAAGAATATTAAATTCTTGTTTAAATTATTTAGAAAATATTGGTGCAATAAAATATAGAAAAAATAAAAATAATATAGAAGTTTATTTTCAAAAAGATTATTTAAAGGGATTTATATTTAAGAGTGGTACTTGGTTAGAGGTATTAACGAATATAGTTGTTAGAGAAATTAAAGAAATTGATGATGTTAAGAGTGGAGTTACATTTGTATGGAATAATACTGAAAGTAAAGTTAAAAATGAATTAGACGTATTAGCTGTAAAAGATGATGTTTTAATATGCATATCATGCAAAGATAGTGCTAAATATGATGAAGATGCATTAAATGAATTAGATGTATATAGTAAAAGATTAGGTGGAAAAAATTCAAAGAAAATATTAGTTGCAACTCAAGAACCATGTAAAAGGTGCATTAAAGAAAGAGCTGAAATGATGGGGATTAGTTTAATTATATTAGATAAAGATATAGATAAATTTAAAAATGAGTTAAAAAGAGCAATTATTAAATAATAAAAAAGACTTAGTTACTATGTGTTTGTAGCAATTAAGTCTTTTTTATTATTTAGAGATTTTAGTTCCAATCTTTTCTCCAAATAATACTTTACATTCATAGCCTTGTTTTGATTGTTCTAAAACATCAGAATCTATTTGTACTTTATCTTTTTCTAAGAATAGGATAGTTGTAGATCCACCAAATTTAAAGTATCCTTTTTCTTCACCCTTTATTACTCTTTTATTAGGTGTATATGTTTGAATTATTGAACCAACACAAGTAGCCCCTACTTCTATTGTTAATATTTCACCAAAGTTTTCTGATTTAAATAAGCACCATTCTCTTTTATTTTCACAAAATAATTTTGGAATTGAATTAAGAGCTATAGGATTTACTGAATAATAATTCCCTTTTATCTTGTGAGTTTCACAAGGAATACCAGAATCTACAAAGTGAAATCTATGATAATCAGTAGGACATAATCTTAAAATTATGCAAATTCCATTTCGATATTTTTCTGCTATTACATCATTTTTTATTAATTCTTTTAAACTATACGTTAAGCCTTTTATTTGAACAATATTATTTAAATCTATATTATCATAAATAGTAATTCTTCCATCTCCAGGAGAAATAAAAATGTCTTTATTTTGATCTATTGGTCTTGAAGTAGATGTTAAATTTCTAACAAAGAAATCATTAAATGAATTAAATTCAGAAATATCTTTTTCTGCAATACTCATATCAATATTAAAGTCTTTAACAAAGTCAGGTATTTTTTTAGCACTAAATTTTGTATCACAAAATTTACCATAAATTTTTGAGAAAATTTTTCTTTTTGTAATTAATTCTGTTATGCTTTTTCCTATTGGTGTTTCATAAGTCCATTTAATAAATTTCTTACCAGCGATATTTTCTTCTTCATATTCGTGGGTAATTCTGTTATATACTTTAATCATAAATACCTCTTCCTATTAGTTTAATATATTTATATATTATATACTGATTCTATCATATATATTTTAAATATCAAAAAAATGCAATGAAAAAGTAATAAATAGTAAAATTTTAGTGATATAATATAATTATTATCAGTTATGAAAATGAGGGATTGGTGTGAATAAAACAAAGAAATTGATTTTTGATTCTGCAATAGAAGTTTTTTCAAAATCAGGGTATAGGGGAGCAACAATGGATGAAATAGCAACCAATGCAGGGCTTGCTAAGGGAACACTATATTATAATTTTAATAGTAAGGAAGAGATATTTAATTTTATAGTTGATAACGGACTTAAAATACTTAATGATGAGATTATAGCTATAGATGAATCAAATGATGATATAATAGAAAAGTTAAAAAAAATATGTAAAATACAATTAACTTTTCTTTATGAGCATAATAGCTTTTTTAGAGTGGTAATGAGTCAATTATGGGGAGATGAAGAGAGACAAGTTATTTTACGTGAAAAGGTAAGAAGTCATATAAAGCAAATAGAACTTTATATACAAATAGGTATAAAAGAAGGCTACATTAGAAACGGTGATAGTGAAGTTATAGCTTATGAATTTTTTGGAACATTATGCTCGGCAGCTATATATGAATTAATAAATATAGACAAAGTCAGTTTAGAAGATATAATCAATAAAACTTTAGGATTTATATTTAACGGTTTAATAAGTCACATTCAAATAAATAACTAGTCAGTATGCTAGTTTATTTTGTGAACTACTTTTTACTTAGAACCTACTAATAGCACAACTATTAGCAGAACTATTAGCAGAACTAAAGTCATTGTATTTCACAAAATATCCCTGGCATTTTTGACGTGTTATTTATTTTCATATTCTTAAATAAGGAATTATAAAAAAATTTTAATTGAAATATTTATTCTAAAAGATATATAATAAATTAGTCTATCCTAAAAATTGTTTTAGGATAGTTTTTTTGGTTTAAAATAAAAAATATTTAAGTCAATAAAATACATATATTTGATTTTTTAAAAAAATATATAATTAATACATTTTTTATCCAATAAAAATTATTAATTAATACTTATTTTTAATGAACAAGTATGTTAAAATTATAACGTTAATTAAAATATGTATTAAAATATAAATACGTATAGTTAAATAAAGTATATTAAAAACGGGGAGGTTCATTTAGTGGCATACATAGTAATGAATGAAAAAGAGGTTTCTGTTAAAGAAGAAGGTAAAACTATTTTAGAAGTGGCATTAGAGAATAATATAGACATACCAACCTTATGCTATTTAAATGATTGTAGTAACACAGGAAAATGTGGAGTGTGTGCAGTTGAAATAGAAGGACAAGATGAATTAGCATTAGCTTGCGAAACAGTAGTTCAAGATAAGATGGTTATAAGAACTGATTCAGAAAAGGTACAAGAATCTGTTAAATCAAGAGTAGCTGAATTGTTAGACAAGCATGAATTTAAATGTGGTCCTTGTAAAAGAAGAGAAGATTGTGAATTTTTAAAATTAGTAATAAAAACTAAGGCTAGAGCAAACAAGCCATTTATAGTCAAAGACAAATCAGAATACATAGATGATAGAAGTAAATCAATTGTTATAGATAGAAGCAAATGTGTACTTTGTGGAAGATGTGAAGCTGCTTGTAGTGATAGAACAGCTACAAATTCTATAAAAATTGTTGATGATAATGGTAATAAGAAGATATCAGCTGTTGATGGAAAATGCTTTGATGATACAAATTGTCTATTATGCGGTCAATGTATAGCAGCATGTCCAGTAGACGCGTTATCAGAAAAATCTCATACTGAAAGAGTACAAAATGCTTTAGAAGATCCAAGTAAACATGTAATAGTTGCAATGGCTCCATCAGTTAGAGCTGCAATGGGTGAAGCATTTAAAATGGGTTACGGTGTAGATGTAACAGGTAAGATATATACTGCTTTAAGAATGTTAGGATTTGATAAAGTATTTGATATAAACTTTGGTGCAGATATGACAATAATGGAAGAAGCAACAGAACTTATCAGTAGAATAAATGAAGGTGGTCCATTCCCGATGTTTACATCTTGTTGTCCATCGTGGGTAAGAGAAGTTGAAAATTACTTCCCAGAATTTATACATAATTTATCTAGTGCAAAGTCACCACAACAAATTTTTGGTGCTGCAAGTAAAACATATTATCCAGAAATAGAAGGATTAGATCCAAAAAATGTATTTACAGTTACTATAATGCCTTGTACTTCGAAGAAATTTGAAGCTGACAGAGAAGAAATGGAAAATAACGGATTAAGAAACATAGATGCTGTACTTACAACAAGAGAATTAGCAAAAATGATTAAAAATGCAAAAATAAATTTTGCTAGTTTAGAAGATAGTGAAGTAGATCCAGCTATGGGAGAATATACTGGTGCAGGTGCTATATTTGGTGCTACTGGTGGTGTTATGGAAGCAGCTTTAAGAACTGCAAAAGACTTCGTAGAAAATAAATCATTAGAAGAAATCGAATATAAAGAAGTAAGAGGATTAGAAGGAATCAAAGAAGCTACTGTTACAATAGGTGGAAAAGAATATAATATAGCTGTAATAAATGGAGCAGATAATGTATTTGAGTTTGTTAAGAGTGGAAAAATGGAAGAAAAACAATACCACTTTATTGAAGTAATGTCTTGTCCAGGTGGATGCGTAAATGGTGGAGGACAACCTCACGTAAATTCAAAAGATAGAAGTAAGGTTGATATTAGAACAGTAAGAGCATCAGTATTATATAACCAAGATAAGGAATTAGCTAAGAGAAAATCTCATGAAAATGCATCGTTATTAAAGATGTATGAAACATATATGGGTAAACCAGGAGAAGGATTAGCTCATAAATTATTACATGTAAAATACAAGAAAAAATAAGATGTTTATTTAAACATAATACATTTATAGATTCTATAGAGATATTAATACTAAAATAAGTTAATTGTTTTAATTATATTATTTAGTATAAAATATATTCTATAGGATCTATTTTTATATATTTTTACTTAAATGTTTTAGAATGAATTAAAGAACATTAACTAAAACATTAATTATATAAATTGATTCCTTAGTTTATTAAAATTATTTTAAAAGTATATATTATAAATTTAATTGTAATATAAAATTATAGAAAAATTTAATTAAGAGTTAGAAGAGGTGTACTATGAAGCTTTTAGCAAGTGATTTAGATGGAACTTTAGTAGCTGGAAATGAGTTACGAAATGATAAGGATTTAACTTTAATAAATAAACTTAAAGAATATGGACATAAATTAATAGTATCAACAGGTAGAAGCTATGATATGGTTATACCTTTGATGGAAAAGTATAATATAGAATATGATTATTTATTGCTTTGTAATGGAGGTTTAATCATGAATAGAGACCATGATAAGGTATTTGATGAATGGGTATCTAATAAAATTTCAAATAAAATAATAAATGATTATTATAATAATGAAACTTTAGTTTATCTTGATAATTATAAAAACTCTATTTTTATAGATAATCCTGAAATTTATAAATCTAAGGTTGGAGATATGATGGATTTCTTTACAAGAAAAATATATATAGAAGAGGCTTTATCATCAAAAGATAATTATAAAATAATAAGTTTAGCTCCTATAGATAAAGATCAAGTTAAGGCTGAAAAAATAAAAAATGATATAATAGAAAATTATGGGGAATATGTAGAAGCATATAGAAATAAATTTTTTGTTGATATAGTACCAAAAGGGTGTTCAAAGGGTAATGCACTTAAGAGGATATTAGAGGTAGAAAATATTTCAAAAGATAATCTTTATGTTGTCGGTGATTCATTTAATGATGTTTCAATGTTTAACATAACTTATAATAGCTATACATTTAATGATTCGGAAGATGAGGTTAAAGAAGTGGCTAATAATAAAGTTAACTATGTATATGAAGTTATTGAAGAGCTGTTGACTAAGTAAGTATAAAATTAAGGCTATTCCAATTAAGGAGAATGTAGAATAATTTGTGTAAATTAAATATTTTAATATATTGTATAACTGGAAATTATGTTTCCAGTTATATTTTTAATATTTTTACAAATACTAAAACTACGTGGTTTCATAATTTTAGTATGCACTAAAATAAGTATTATATACTGTAATTTTCTAATAAGTACAAGCTATATTGCTAACGCTTCCTCGATTCTATCTTTGAACATTATTTCTAATTTTAAAAGAGTTATTCCCCAATTAGCTATTGGTGAAGTCCATTTTTTCATAACTTGATCTGTTGCTAAATATAATGATTTTCGCAAAGAATCATCTGTTGGAAATACTGTTCTAATTTTAGTGAATTTTCTTAATTGCCTATTAAATCCTTCTAGTGCATTAGTAGTGTAAATCATTTTTCTAATTTCTTTAGTATATGAAAAATATGTAGACAATCTATCCCAATTTTCATACCATGAATCTATTACAGTACTATAAACATCATCCCATTTATTCTTTAGCCTATCGAGCTGCGTTAGCGCTATCTCCTCTGTATCTGCTTTATACACCAGTTTTAAGTCTTTCATAAATTCTTTTCTATTTTTATATGATACATATTTCATTGAATTTCTTATTTGATGTATTATGCAATTTTGAATACATACTTTTGGAAAAACAGCTTTAATAGCATCTGGTAATCCTCTTAAACCGTCCATACATGCAATTAATATGTCTTTAACACCACGATTATTTAAATCATTACAAACGCTAAGCCAAAATTTTGCTCCTTCGGCTTCGCCAATCCATATTCCTAATATATCTTTATAGCCTTCCATATCAACACCCATGCAAATATAAGCAGCCTTTGTAACTATTCTATGTTCGTCTCTCACTTTAAAATGAATAGCATCCATATAAACTATAGGATACACAGGATCTAACATTCTATTTTGCCATTCAGCAGCTGCAATCATTACTTTATCTGTTATTTTAGATATCATTGATGGAGATACATCTATTCCATATAATTCTTCCAGTTCGGATTGAATGTCTCTTGTAGACATTCCACGAGCATATAAACCAATTATTTTTTTATCTAATTCATTACAATCAGTTTCATATTTTCTTATAGTTCTTGGTTCAAACTCTGATTTTCTATCTCTAGGAATATCTATAGGTATCTCCCCGTAGCTGCTTCTAACATCTTTTTTTGAATACCCATTTCTATAATTCTTGTCACTATCGTTATCGGTTCTCTCATATTTTTCTCTACCTAAATGTTCTTCCATTTCAGCTTCAAGTAGTTGTTGCATAACATCTTTTAATAATCTTTGCATTAACCCATTCTTACCCACAACATCGTCCATACTTTTGCATTTCTTTATTTCTTCTTGATAATTTATATCTGGTACTCTCATTTGTAATCCTCCTCTAATATTCATAAGTATATTATTCCAAATCTACCATAAAACCATTCAAAAAAAGATGTAGTAGATTTGCTTTTACACAAATCTCACTACATCCCCCAATTAAGGAATAGCCTTTTAATTATAATATGCTTTATTTATTTGATGCAGCAAATGCTAAGTATTCATCAAAACTCATAGTTCTATCAACAATAGATCCATCATCTTTGATATCAATAATTCTATTTGCTATAGTTTGAACAAATTGATGGTCATGTGAAGCAAATAGTATGTTACTATTATAATCTCTTAATCCGTTATTTACTGCAGTGATTGATTCAAGGTCTAAGTGGTTAGTAGGTTGATCTAACATTAACACATTTGCGTTAGAAAGCATCATTTTAGATAACATACATCTAACCTTTTCTCCTCCAGATAATACATCAGCTTCTTTTAATGCTTCTTCTCCAGAGAATAACATTCTTCCTAAGAAACCTCTTATATAACTTTCAGATTTTTCTTCAGAATATTGTCTAAGCCAATCAACTAAAGACAGATGACAATCATCAAAGTATTCTGAGTTATCATTTGGGAAGTAAGAGTTTGTTATAGTTATTCCCCATTTATATTCACCACTATCTGGTTCCATTTCTCCAGCTAGTATTTTAAATAATGTAGTTACAGCAATTTCATTACCTATAAGAGCAATTTTATCACCCTTATTAACTAAGAAGTTTACATTATCTAAAACCTTAACTCCATCAATAGTTTTTGAAAGATCTTTAACAGTTAATATATCATTACCAACTTCTCTTTCAGGTTTAAATCCTACGAAAGGATATTTTCTACTTGATGGTTGAATATCATCTAATGTGATTTTATCTAACAATTTCTTTCTTGAAGTAGCTTGCTTAGATTTAGAAGCATTAGCACTAAACCTTGCAATAAAGTCTTGTAATTCTTTAATTTTTTCTTCTTTTTTCTTATTTTGATCTTTTGACATTTGAAGAGCTAATTGACTTGATTCATACCAGAAATCATAGTTACCAACATAAATCTTAATTTTTCCAAAGTCAACATCAGCCATTTGAGTACAAACTGAGTTTAGGAAATGCCTATCATGTGATACAACTATAACAGTTCCATCAAAGTTTCCTAAGAATTCTTCTAACCAGTTTACAGCCTTTAAATCAAGACCGTTAGTAGGTTCGTCTAGAATTAATATTCCAGGATTTCCGAATAAAGCTTGAGCTAAAAGAACTTTAACTTTTTCAGCTTCTTTTAATTCAGACATATTTTTAAAGTGGTAGTCAGTTCCTATTCCTAAACCTTGTAAGATTGTAGATGCTTCTGATTCTGCTTCCCAACCATTAAGTTCAGCAAATTCACCTTCTAATTCAGAAGCTCTAATACCATCTTCATCAGAAAAATCAGGTTTTGCATATATCTCATCTTTTTCTTTCATGATTTGATATAATCGTTCATTACCCATTATTACAGTTTCAAGAACTTGAAATTCATCATATTTATAGTGATTTTGTTCTAAAACTGACATTCTTGTATTAGGAGCGATTATAACTTCACCAGTATTAGCTTCAACTTCACCTGATAATATTTTAAGAAATGTACTTTTACCAGCACCATTTGCTCCAATAACTCCATAACAATTTCCTGGAGTGAATTTAAGGTTTACGTCCTCAAAAAGTTTACGTCCACCAAATCTAAGACTAACATTTGATACAGTTATCAATAAATTTCCCTCATTTCATAGAATATTTATTTCGTTATTATACCATATAAATCTACATAAAGAGAACATTTAAAGGAATTAAAAGAGTATTTATTATTGACATTTTTGTAATTAAGATGATAAAATTAAGAAAATTATAAAATTGGAGAGTAATTATTATGATATGTAATAGATTTATATTATTAAAATTAAATAATGCATATTACTGTAACTATTATAGATAAAGCTTGTATTAATAATTTTATTATAGATACAAGCTAAAGTAGAAACTTGAGTTTGTATCTATGATGGTTATAGCTATTTATTATTCTCAAATTTAACCACATGGATAATCTGTGTGGACGTAGAGTATTAGTATTGTAGGCAACCACATAGTAAAACTATGTGGTTTTTTTATTCTTTAGGAAATTATATCGTTAGAAGATATGTATACAATTTATAAAACACTGTATTTTGAATATACTATAAGTATTCCTAAAGAATAAAAAATAATCATATGCCTCACCATTATTCCTGCACTAAGCTTGGAAAGGGTGTATGGCTAAAAAAAAATCGACGCTACAAATTGGCTTGACGATTTTTTTATTCATTTATTTTAGGAGGACAGTAGAAATGGCTAAAAGAGAAAATTTTAAGAGTAGGACTGGTTTTATACTTTCGTGTATAGGGGCAGCAATAGGATTAGGAAATATATGGATGTTTCCATATAGATTAGGTCAAAATGGAGGAGCAGCTTTTTTAATTCCATACTTTATTTTTGTATTGCTATTAGGTTCAACAGGATTAATAACAGAGTTTGCTTTTGGGAGAGCATTTAAAGCAGGTTCAGCAACTGGAATTATAGCTACATTCGCTGAAAAAGGAAAAAAAGGTGGAAAGTTAGTAGCGCTAATACCTGTAGTAGGATTAGC
This region includes:
- a CDS encoding IS256 family transposase; amino-acid sequence: MRVPDINYQEEIKKCKSMDDVVGKNGLMQRLLKDVMQQLLEAEMEEHLGREKYERTDNDSDKNYRNGYSKKDVRSSYGEIPIDIPRDRKSEFEPRTIRKYETDCNELDKKIIGLYARGMSTRDIQSELEELYGIDVSPSMISKITDKVMIAAAEWQNRMLDPVYPIVYMDAIHFKVRDEHRIVTKAAYICMGVDMEGYKDILGIWIGEAEGAKFWLSVCNDLNNRGVKDILIACMDGLRGLPDAIKAVFPKVCIQNCIIHQIRNSMKYVSYKNRKEFMKDLKLVYKADTEEIALTQLDRLKNKWDDVYSTVIDSWYENWDRLSTYFSYTKEIRKMIYTTNALEGFNRQLRKFTKIRTVFPTDDSLRKSLYLATDQVMKKWTSPIANWGITLLKLEIMFKDRIEEALAI
- a CDS encoding ferredoxin hydrogenase — translated: MNEKEVSVKEEGKTILEVALENNIDIPTLCYLNDCSNTGKCGVCAVEIEGQDELALACETVVQDKMVIRTDSEKVQESVKSRVAELLDKHEFKCGPCKRREDCEFLKLVIKTKARANKPFIVKDKSEYIDDRSKSIVIDRSKCVLCGRCEAACSDRTATNSIKIVDDNGNKKISAVDGKCFDDTNCLLCGQCIAACPVDALSEKSHTERVQNALEDPSKHVIVAMAPSVRAAMGEAFKMGYGVDVTGKIYTALRMLGFDKVFDINFGADMTIMEEATELISRINEGGPFPMFTSCCPSWVREVENYFPEFIHNLSSAKSPQQIFGAASKTYYPEIEGLDPKNVFTVTIMPCTSKKFEADREEMENNGLRNIDAVLTTRELAKMIKNAKINFASLEDSEVDPAMGEYTGAGAIFGATGGVMEAALRTAKDFVENKSLEEIEYKEVRGLEGIKEATVTIGGKEYNIAVINGADNVFEFVKSGKMEEKQYHFIEVMSCPGGCVNGGGQPHVNSKDRSKVDIRTVRASVLYNQDKELAKRKSHENASLLKMYETYMGKPGEGLAHKLLHVKYKKK
- a CDS encoding phosphatidylserine decarboxylase encodes the protein MIKVYNRITHEYEEENIAGKKFIKWTYETPIGKSITELITKRKIFSKIYGKFCDTKFSAKKIPDFVKDFNIDMSIAEKDISEFNSFNDFFVRNLTSTSRPIDQNKDIFISPGDGRITIYDNIDLNNIVQIKGLTYSLKELIKNDVIAEKYRNGICIILRLCPTDYHRFHFVDSGIPCETHKIKGNYYSVNPIALNSIPKLFCENKREWCLFKSENFGEILTIEVGATCVGSIIQTYTPNKRVIKGEEKGYFKFGGSTTILFLEKDKVQIDSDVLEQSKQGYECKVLFGEKIGTKISK
- a CDS encoding HAD-IIB family hydrolase produces the protein MKLLASDLDGTLVAGNELRNDKDLTLINKLKEYGHKLIVSTGRSYDMVIPLMEKYNIEYDYLLLCNGGLIMNRDHDKVFDEWVSNKISNKIINDYYNNETLVYLDNYKNSIFIDNPEIYKSKVGDMMDFFTRKIYIEEALSSKDNYKIISLAPIDKDQVKAEKIKNDIIENYGEYVEAYRNKFFVDIVPKGCSKGNALKRILEVENISKDNLYVVGDSFNDVSMFNITYNSYTFNDSEDEVKEVANNKVNYVYEVIEELLTK
- a CDS encoding ABC-F family ATP-binding cassette domain-containing protein, whose translation is MITVSNVSLRFGGRKLFEDVNLKFTPGNCYGVIGANGAGKSTFLKILSGEVEANTGEVIIAPNTRMSVLEQNHYKYDEFQVLETVIMGNERLYQIMKEKDEIYAKPDFSDEDGIRASELEGEFAELNGWEAESEASTILQGLGIGTDYHFKNMSELKEAEKVKVLLAQALFGNPGILILDEPTNGLDLKAVNWLEEFLGNFDGTVIVVSHDRHFLNSVCTQMADVDFGKIKIYVGNYDFWYESSQLALQMSKDQNKKKEEKIKELQDFIARFSANASKSKQATSRKKLLDKITLDDIQPSSRKYPFVGFKPEREVGNDILTVKDLSKTIDGVKVLDNVNFLVNKGDKIALIGNEIAVTTLFKILAGEMEPDSGEYKWGITITNSYFPNDNSEYFDDCHLSLVDWLRQYSEEKSESYIRGFLGRMLFSGEEALKEADVLSGGEKVRCMLSKMMLSNANVLMLDQPTNHLDLESITAVNNGLRDYNSNILFASHDHQFVQTIANRIIDIKDDGSIVDRTMSFDEYLAFAASNK
- a CDS encoding Card1-like endonuclease domain-containing protein, with the protein product MKKDILINLIDEHNEGNLLATDKFRPDRVIYLGNREDFQLYEKLKKYHIEIFPSIEIENYNIGEGNIKEIENLLNKLDVEKTIINVTGGKRINSLILTNKALLKGFKSIYIDILNKRIYEFGNETKSNLVEFKDIYLEDILKITGVNILLDSSKISRYSDVINITKKIYYNLGIWYKYKKLLYDNNLFIHDYSQGNKVTINILNLHENDEKRILNSCLNYLENIGAIKYRKNKNNIEVYFQKDYLKGFIFKSGTWLEVLTNIVVREIKEIDDVKSGVTFVWNNTESKVKNELDVLAVKDDVLICISCKDSAKYDEDALNELDVYSKRLGGKNSKKILVATQEPCKRCIKERAEMMGISLIILDKDIDKFKNELKRAIIK
- a CDS encoding TetR/AcrR family transcriptional regulator, translating into MNKTKKLIFDSAIEVFSKSGYRGATMDEIATNAGLAKGTLYYNFNSKEEIFNFIVDNGLKILNDEIIAIDESNDDIIEKLKKICKIQLTFLYEHNSFFRVVMSQLWGDEERQVILREKVRSHIKQIELYIQIGIKEGYIRNGDSEVIAYEFFGTLCSAAIYELINIDKVSLEDIINKTLGFIFNGLISHIQINN
- a CDS encoding sensor histidine kinase, with product MSVVKKITNNFMEESEELSRLELSKLTKEELIDKYMDMNNCKNLQENLLLNISHDLRSPLNVILSILQFYESGYINGSDNMNKYMTSIKRNSYRMLKLIDNLIDTTRLEKKYYKIERRNLDIVKLIENTITSIDKYAKQKNISLIFDTNVEKCIMAIDPEAIDRIIMNLLSNAIKFSYNNGNIYINLWKKNNELNISIKDEGMGIPLKEQNKIFNRFMQSSNHKKIEQSGSGIGLALVENLTKAHNGRISLKSEENMGSEFIVKLPIIKLSENNEKNHVINSKTNVEMLEIEFSDIYL